One Candidatus Cloacimonadota bacterium genomic region harbors:
- a CDS encoding DUF58 domain-containing protein, producing the protein MDTAEILQRIRKIEITTRNIVNEIFSGEYHSLFKGQGLEFSEVRDYQPGDSYRQIDWNVSARMGHPYIKIFSETRELNVIFVVDCSASTLFGTNQYLKSEFVTEITAVLAFSAITNNDKVGLLLFSDQIEQYIPPRKGKKTALRILREVLYHQPESKGTNLANAVRYLYRLLNKRSIIFILSDFFDKDYDNDLKILAKKHDVVAIQVIDSAELDLPQVGLLHIYDPETDSKFTVNTMNMKVRKEFREKTLAHQAEIINRFKKMRVDLITLETGDNYIKELMKFFKSRIRRRNR; encoded by the coding sequence ATGGATACGGCAGAAATACTACAAAGAATAAGAAAGATCGAGATCACGACTCGTAATATCGTTAACGAGATCTTTTCAGGTGAGTATCATAGTCTCTTCAAAGGACAAGGTCTGGAGTTCTCGGAAGTAAGAGATTACCAGCCCGGTGATAGTTACCGGCAGATCGACTGGAACGTCTCTGCTCGTATGGGACATCCTTACATCAAGATATTCTCCGAAACGAGAGAGCTGAATGTTATCTTTGTTGTTGATTGTAGTGCCTCTACTCTATTCGGTACCAATCAATACCTCAAGTCGGAATTTGTGACTGAGATCACTGCAGTTCTTGCCTTTTCAGCTATCACTAATAATGATAAAGTAGGTTTGCTCCTCTTCTCAGACCAGATCGAGCAATATATTCCACCACGTAAAGGGAAGAAAACTGCTTTACGCATCTTACGGGAAGTGCTCTATCATCAACCAGAGTCAAAGGGAACGAATCTAGCAAATGCTGTTCGCTATCTGTATCGATTACTAAATAAGAGGAGCATTATTTTTATTCTTTCCGACTTTTTTGATAAAGATTACGATAATGATCTAAAGATTTTAGCTAAAAAACACGATGTAGTTGCTATACAGGTGATAGATTCAGCCGAATTGGACCTTCCCCAAGTCGGTTTGTTGCATATTTATGATCCTGAGACTGATTCGAAGTTCACTGTGAATACCATGAACATGAAGGTAAGAAAAGAATTCAGAGAAAAGACACTCGCCCATCAAGCAGAGATAATCAACAGATTCAAAAAAATGCGGGTTGATCTAATAACCTTGGAGACAGGGGATAACTACATAAAGGAATTAATGAAATTCTTCAAATCTCGTATCAGAAGAAGGAACCGGTAA
- a CDS encoding MoxR family ATPase has protein sequence MNIEQLNELIYAKSQVIEEIQKEIKKVIVGQEYMIRRLLIGLLANGHLLLEGVPGLAKTLAVNTVSRTFNATFKRIQFTPDLLPADLTGTLIYNQKTSEFYPKKGPIFANFILADEINRAPAKVQSALLEAMQEKTVTISDHTYELPKPFLVMATQNPLEQEGTYPLPEAQVDRFMLKLIIQYPTKPEEKMIMERMIPDQPIEVNHVITPEEIISLREDVKQIYMEEKIKDYILDLVFATREPETYPRLKELKDLIEYGASPRASIYLAQAAKANAFLERRGYVTPDDIKAIGKDILRHRIILTYEAEAEQINQDNIVDRLFDEIEVP, from the coding sequence ATGAACATCGAACAGTTGAATGAATTGATATATGCCAAGAGCCAGGTTATTGAGGAGATTCAAAAAGAGATCAAGAAGGTTATTGTCGGACAGGAATACATGATCCGTCGCCTTCTGATAGGATTACTCGCTAATGGACACCTATTATTGGAAGGTGTTCCCGGTCTGGCAAAAACGTTAGCAGTTAATACAGTTTCTCGAACTTTCAACGCTACATTTAAAAGAATTCAGTTTACTCCAGACCTGCTACCGGCAGATCTGACCGGAACGTTGATCTACAATCAAAAGACTTCCGAATTTTACCCGAAAAAGGGACCTATCTTTGCTAATTTTATCTTAGCTGATGAGATTAATAGAGCTCCTGCAAAGGTACAATCGGCTCTCTTAGAAGCAATGCAGGAAAAGACAGTTACTATCAGCGATCATACTTATGAACTGCCTAAACCATTTCTGGTTATGGCTACTCAAAACCCGTTGGAACAGGAAGGAACGTATCCTTTACCAGAAGCCCAAGTAGATCGTTTTATGCTCAAACTGATCATCCAATACCCCACTAAACCAGAAGAGAAGATGATCATGGAGAGAATGATACCAGACCAACCAATTGAGGTTAATCATGTCATTACTCCAGAAGAGATCATCTCTCTAAGAGAAGATGTTAAACAAATATACATGGAAGAAAAAATTAAGGATTATATCCTTGATCTGGTCTTTGCTACTCGTGAACCTGAAACATATCCGCGCTTAAAAGAATTGAAAGATCTGATCGAATATGGTGCCTCTCCGCGTGCCTCTATCTATCTTGCTCAAGCTGCCAAGGCAAATGCCTTTCTAGAAAGACGGGGTTACGTAACACCAGATGATATCAAAGCAATCGGAAAAGATATTCTCCGTCACAGAATTATACTAACCTACGAAGCCGAAGCAGAACAGATCAATCAGGACAACATAGTTGATCGGCTGTTTGATGAGATCGAAGTTCCCTAA
- a CDS encoding metallophosphatase family protein translates to MIRIIVLSDTHKNQSLLRKVLQNEIEQCNYVFHLGDNYEDLDENEDLLIGKKVTRVPGIFHPRYLDGSLPAGQIVKVLNWSFMLVHNIDDIPEILPNHHIFCYGHTHRLELKKIDGHYFLNPGHLKDEWDKDRPASYVILDVEIDKIVIEFKDKSGVVIQKHIIDRYDQ, encoded by the coding sequence ATGATTAGAATAATAGTTCTTTCAGATACGCATAAAAATCAATCTCTCTTGAGAAAGGTTCTGCAAAATGAGATTGAGCAATGCAATTATGTTTTCCATCTCGGTGATAATTACGAAGATTTAGATGAAAATGAAGATCTACTTATCGGTAAAAAAGTTACAAGAGTTCCCGGGATATTTCACCCGAGATATTTAGACGGTTCCCTACCTGCTGGGCAGATCGTCAAAGTTCTAAATTGGTCTTTTATGCTGGTTCACAACATAGATGATATCCCTGAGATCCTGCCTAATCATCATATCTTCTGCTATGGTCATACTCATCGGTTAGAGCTGAAAAAAATCGATGGACACTATTTCCTCAATCCGGGACATTTAAAGGATGAATGGGACAAAGACAGACCAGCTTCCTATGTAATTCTTGATGTCGAGATAGATAAGATCGTTATTGAATTCAAGGATAAGAGTGGCGTAGTTATCCAAAAACACATAATTGACCGTTATGATCAATAA